Genomic window (Vigna radiata var. radiata cultivar VC1973A chromosome 1, Vradiata_ver6, whole genome shotgun sequence):
CTTTTGGCTATTGATGGCTACATAAAGAGAGGGAAAGGAAATCACCATAGAAAATTAAAGAGGAAAAAAGCTAGAAACAGGAACGATGTAAAGAGACAGTGGAACAAACAGATTCAATCTAATGCATAAAAATTTATACACAACAATTTTAGCAAGCAACTGAATTAATAAacagttattttatatttcataacaACTCTACTtcaatgaaattttgaaaaatggagaatttttttttcttaagatgATATTTCTATGCCCATACTCCAACAAAGCCTAAGTCTGTAGCTGTTAGATTATTGTTTAGGTCTGTATGTGGCTTTACTTCTATAGAACATACACACTTTCATTGTATTAGGCTATTAGGAGTTATCAATAATGCACAGTTTTCAACAGAGCATTTATGTGTGCTCTTAAACTTTTGCATTAATGCCCCCATAACTCATTTCTGCattccttcttttctctttcagtGGATGCCAGAACTGCGTAGATTTGCTCCTAATGTTCCAATTGTTCTTGTTGGTACAAAGTTAGGTAAGCAGCACAGgcaaaaatttgtaatttttaacgTTAATTTTAGAGGAAGTTAATGACATAAAGTACTGAATTGTTGGTTTTAGATCTCCGTGAAGACCGGGGTTATCTGGGTGATCACATGGGATCTAATGTCATAACATCTGCtgaggtttacatttttaatttgcttccttcattttattttatgtataagtATGAATCAATTTATGTATTATGTTTAgaagtaaagaaaatgataCCGTTATCAATCATGGTACATTCCTAATAGGGGGAAGAACTGAGGAAACAAATAGGTGCAGCAGCTTACATTGAGTGCAGCTCAAAGACTCAACAGGTAGTGGGTTTAAATTTgactattttagtttttatgctCTACTCATTGTTGCTGTGACTTAAACTTATTGCTTTATTTGCATGATTTAGAACGTCAAAGCAGTGTTTGATACTGCAATTAAAGTTGTGCTTCAACCTCCAAGGAGGAAAGAAATGGCTAGGAAGAAAAGGCATAGAAGGTCTGGGTGCTCGTTTGTGTAAGTCCCTTACTCTATACTTTTGAAGCATTCTTAAAACCATTGATCTCTCAAAGCATTTGGTGGGCGGAATTCATGATATGATGTGTGTAGTTTGAGAGACTTTCCTGATGTAGAAACGAAATTGCTAGGCTAGGTGATGTTGCTGCTTATGCAGTGAAATACTGCGATGATTGGACAAAGATATAAATAGGTTTTGATACCCcctgaaaaagaaagaaaagaaaaacactgcAAAAGAAGACAACGGCACTGAATGCCCTTCACCTTAGATCACTACTCAAGCTGGCTACATCTTAGGATAGAATAGGAGAAGCACATAACTTGTTATTTTACTTGCACATTTCTGTCATTCCTGCTGAAATTTTATGCGAAAGAACATGATTTATCCTCCAGAGACATTTAACTATGTATATTAATATGTCTATTTTACTGTCTGACAGAAGTATTGTGTGTGGAGGTTGTGCTGCTTAAAACGCATCAATTGCACCGTCACTTTTGATATGGATGTTATTTTGCAAAAGCTTCAAGGTCCAAGTGTGGAAACCTGACATCTAATCACAATTTCAGAATGTGTGTACCCTTATGCTTGTATTGTAACTGGTGTAAGATAGTAATATCTAGTTATTTCCTCTTCACAAGACCACTGAAGGGAATTTTTCATTCTCTCAGTTGTTATTTAGGCATGTTAtgtatttatgattatatattaCCACATCATAATGGGAACCTTTGTATTTTTCCTTCATTTGCTTCATCTATAAAACTTTTCAGAGggtataatatataatgatataatgacATCCTAGAAAACTATGCAGAACAATTTCTCATTCC
Coding sequences:
- the LOC106771278 gene encoding rac-like GTP-binding protein ARAC7 isoform X1 gives rise to the protein MNASKFIKCVTVGDGAVGKTCMLICYTSNKFPTDYIPTVFDNFSANVAVDGSIVNLGLWDTAGQEDYSRLRPLSYRGADIFVLAFSLISRASYENVLKKWMPELRRFAPNVPIVLVGTKLDLREDRGYLGDHMGSNVITSAEGEELRKQIGAAAYIECSSKTQQNVKAVFDTAIKVVLQPPRRKEMARKKRHRRSGCSFVSIVCGGCAA
- the LOC106771278 gene encoding rac-like GTP-binding protein ARAC7 isoform X2 — encoded protein: MNASKFIKCVTVGDGAVGKTCMLICYTSNKFPTDYIPTVFDNFSANVAVDGSIVNLGLWDTAGQEDYSRLRPLSYRGADIFVLAFSLISRASYENVLKKWMPELRRFAPNVPIVLVGTKLDLREDRGYLGDHMGSNVITSAEGEELRKQIGAAAYIECSSKTQQNVKAVFDTAIKVVLQPPRRKEMARKKRHRRSGCSFVIVCGGCAA